GAACGCACCGGCCGAGGGCAAAGAGACGGAGTGTGAGAAAGTGTCTTTGCTGCTGGACCTCATGATTGACGGGGAGGCCTCCCCCGAAGATCAGCAGTATTTTAACCGCCACATCGAAGAGTGCGTCCCCTGCTTCGAAACCCATCAGAAGCAAAAACTCCTCAAAGGCCTCGTGAGCGGCCACCTCAAGCGCGTGATCGTGCCGAACAGCCTGGCGCACCTCATCAAAGCGAAAATCCAAGAAACACTATAGCCCCCGAATGCAAGGCAAGATCATCATCTTCTCGGCGCCGTCCGGTGCCGGCAAAACCACTATTGTAAGGCACCTGCTCCGCACCAACCCGCAACTGAGCTTCTCCATATCGGCCTGCACCCGCGACAAGCGCGGGCGCACAGAGGAAAACGGCAAGGACTACTACTTCATCACGCCCGAGGAATTTAAGAAGCGCATTGCCAACGATGAGTTTGTGGAGTGGGAGGAGGTGTACGAAGGCGCCTTTTACGGCACGCTGAAGTCGGAGATAGAGCGCATCTGGGAAAGCGGCAAGCACGTGATCCTGGATGTGGACGTGAAGGGCGGGCTGAGCATCAAGCATTTCTACAAAGAGCGCGCGCTGGCCGTTTTCGTGAAGCCGCCCTCTATTGACGAGCTGGCCAAGCGCCTGACCGCCCGCAACACCGACTCGGCCTCCAGCATCAGCAGCCGGGTTTTCAAGGCCAAGTTCGAGCTGGGCTTCGAGGACCAGTTCGACAAGGTGATTGTGAACGACGACCTGGACAGGGCCTGCGCCGAGGCCGAGAAACTGGTGCAGGAGTTCCTGAAGTCAGAGCCTGCGATTGTATGAAGGTAGGGCTGCTGTTCGGCTCCTTCAACCCCATCCACATCGGGCACCTGATCGTGGCGAACTTCATGGCCACCAACACCGATCTGGACGCGGTGTGGCTGGTGGTGTCGCCGCAGAATCCGTTTAAGCCCAGCAACA
This window of the Pontibacter russatus genome carries:
- a CDS encoding anti-sigma factor family protein, translated to MESKFTEVYQNAPAEGKETECEKVSLLLDLMIDGEASPEDQQYFNRHIEECVPCFETHQKQKLLKGLVSGHLKRVIVPNSLAHLIKAKIQETL
- the gmk gene encoding guanylate kinase; amino-acid sequence: MQGKIIIFSAPSGAGKTTIVRHLLRTNPQLSFSISACTRDKRGRTEENGKDYYFITPEEFKKRIANDEFVEWEEVYEGAFYGTLKSEIERIWESGKHVILDVDVKGGLSIKHFYKERALAVFVKPPSIDELAKRLTARNTDSASSISSRVFKAKFELGFEDQFDKVIVNDDLDRACAEAEKLVQEFLKSEPAIV